The following proteins are encoded in a genomic region of Astatotilapia calliptera chromosome 22, fAstCal1.2, whole genome shotgun sequence:
- the LOC113014103 gene encoding C-type lectin domain family 1 member A-like isoform X2: MSSDIYAKPDLSKKVRYSRKQDGAEWEQREVDIYESTDEIRDSYDHFQSQEGGPQTLNPPSVLKGSFRCATLGLRVLCLLMLAGIIILSICYALNKSENNKLHFKHNKLNHSYNELQTEHQETKRLNSQLQEEVKKLKEKIEGKWCPEEWTRFGCSCYFKSTEWKTWSESRRACQDKGADLVMINSKEEQVGVFVHVCVIFDGADSELQSSSYCELKPHIDDKYTCANIQTHKQSSTFIPSETQQLETMEENKGEKIEGELTCKNEFQPLTVS, encoded by the exons ATGTCCTCAGATATTTATGCCAAACCAGATCTATCAAAGAAGGTGAGATACAGCAGAAAGCAGGACGGAGCAGAGTGGGAGCAGAGGGAGGTGGATATCTACGAGAGTACAGATGAGATCAGAGATAGTTATGATCATTTTCAGTCACAGGAAGGAG GACCACAGACTCTGAATCCTCCTTCAGTCCTGAAGGGCTCTTTCAGATGTGCTACACTGGGTCTAAGAGTGCTGTGCCTCCTGATGTTAGCTGGGATCATCATCCTGTCCATATGCT ATGCTTtgaacaagagtgaaaacaacaaacttcacttcaaacacaataaactgAACCACAGTTACAACGAGCTACAGACTGAACATCAAG AGACAAAACGACTCAACAGTCAGTTACAGGAAGAAGTGAAGAAGCTGAAGGAGAAGATAGAAG GGAAGTGGTGTCCAGAAGAATGGACGAGGTTTGGATGCAGCTGCTACTTTAAATCCACTGAGTGGAAAACTTGGTCTGAGAGCAGGAGAGCCTGTCAGGATAAAGGAGCTGATCTGGTGATGATAAACAGCAAAGAGGAACAGGTGGGTGTGTTTGTTCATGTCTGTGTGATCTTTGATGGAGCTGACAGTGAGTTACAAAGTTCTTCATACTGTGAATTAAAGCCACACATTGATGATAAGTatacatgtgcaaacatacagacacataaacaaagcagcacattcATTCCATCAGAAACACAACAGTTAGAAACTATGGAGGAAAATAAAGGGGAAAAGATTGAGGGAGAGCTAACCTGTAAAAATGAGTTTCAGCCGTTAACAGTCAGCTGA
- the LOC113014103 gene encoding CD209 antigen-like protein E isoform X1: protein MSSDIYAKPDLSKKVRYSRKQDGAEWEQREVDIYESTDEIRDSYDHFQSQEGGPQTLNPPSVLKGSFRCATLGLRVLCLLMLAGIIILSICYALNKSENNKLHFKHNKLNHSYNELQTEHQGKKVFKINKKILMSDKIYIYIFNMFFSIETKRLNSQLQEEVKKLKEKIEGKWCPEEWTRFGCSCYFKSTEWKTWSESRRACQDKGADLVMINSKEEQEFISKFGGESWIGLYVKYTSGRSKWEWVDGSALTETFWAPEHENPSYNHYGVCCDGDGRWTRSYYSYSKTFICEK from the exons ATGTCCTCAGATATTTATGCCAAACCAGATCTATCAAAGAAGGTGAGATACAGCAGAAAGCAGGACGGAGCAGAGTGGGAGCAGAGGGAGGTGGATATCTACGAGAGTACAGATGAGATCAGAGATAGTTATGATCATTTTCAGTCACAGGAAGGAG GACCACAGACTCTGAATCCTCCTTCAGTCCTGAAGGGCTCTTTCAGATGTGCTACACTGGGTCTAAGAGTGCTGTGCCTCCTGATGTTAGCTGGGATCATCATCCTGTCCATATGCT ATGCTTtgaacaagagtgaaaacaacaaacttcacttcaaacacaataaactgAACCACAGTTACAACGAGCTACAGACTGAACATCAAGGTAAGAAAGTATTTAAAATTAACAAGAAAATACTAATGTCAGataaaatttatatttacatttttaacatgtttttttctataGAGACAAAACGACTCAACAGTCAGTTACAGGAAGAAGTGAAGAAGCTGAAGGAGAAGATAGAAG GGAAGTGGTGTCCAGAAGAATGGACGAGGTTTGGATGCAGCTGCTACTTTAAATCCACTGAGTGGAAAACTTGGTCTGAGAGCAGGAGAGCCTGTCAGGATAAAGGAGCTGATCTGGTGATGATAAACAGCAAAGAGGAACAG GAATTTATCAGTAAATTTGGAGGAGAGTCCTGGATTGGTCTGTATGTTAAATACACATCAGGAAGATCTAAATGGGAATGGGTGGACGGATCAGCGCTGACAGAAAC GTTCTGGGCACCAGAACATGAGAATCCCAGTTATAATCACTATGGAGTCTGCTGTGACGGTGATGGGAGATGGACACGGTCTTATTATTCTTATTCAAAGACCTTCATCTGTGAGAAATGA
- the LOC113014103 gene encoding CD209 antigen-like protein E isoform X3 produces MSSDIYAKPDLSKKVRYSRKQDGAEWEQREVDIYESTDEIRDSYDHFQSQEGGPQTLNPPSVLKGSFRCATLGLRVLCLLMLAGIIILSICYALNKSENNKLHFKHNKLNHSYNELQTEHQETKRLNSQLQEEVKKLKEKIEGKWCPEEWTRFGCSCYFKSTEWKTWSESRRACQDKGADLVMINSKEEQEFISKFGGESWIGLYVKYTSGRSKWEWVDGSALTETFWAPEHENPSYNHYGVCCDGDGRWTRSYYSYSKTFICEK; encoded by the exons ATGTCCTCAGATATTTATGCCAAACCAGATCTATCAAAGAAGGTGAGATACAGCAGAAAGCAGGACGGAGCAGAGTGGGAGCAGAGGGAGGTGGATATCTACGAGAGTACAGATGAGATCAGAGATAGTTATGATCATTTTCAGTCACAGGAAGGAG GACCACAGACTCTGAATCCTCCTTCAGTCCTGAAGGGCTCTTTCAGATGTGCTACACTGGGTCTAAGAGTGCTGTGCCTCCTGATGTTAGCTGGGATCATCATCCTGTCCATATGCT ATGCTTtgaacaagagtgaaaacaacaaacttcacttcaaacacaataaactgAACCACAGTTACAACGAGCTACAGACTGAACATCAAG AGACAAAACGACTCAACAGTCAGTTACAGGAAGAAGTGAAGAAGCTGAAGGAGAAGATAGAAG GGAAGTGGTGTCCAGAAGAATGGACGAGGTTTGGATGCAGCTGCTACTTTAAATCCACTGAGTGGAAAACTTGGTCTGAGAGCAGGAGAGCCTGTCAGGATAAAGGAGCTGATCTGGTGATGATAAACAGCAAAGAGGAACAG GAATTTATCAGTAAATTTGGAGGAGAGTCCTGGATTGGTCTGTATGTTAAATACACATCAGGAAGATCTAAATGGGAATGGGTGGACGGATCAGCGCTGACAGAAAC GTTCTGGGCACCAGAACATGAGAATCCCAGTTATAATCACTATGGAGTCTGCTGTGACGGTGATGGGAGATGGACACGGTCTTATTATTCTTATTCAAAGACCTTCATCTGTGAGAAATGA
- the LOC113014108 gene encoding CD209 antigen-like protein E — protein sequence MSSDIYAEPDLSKKVRYSRKEDGAEWEQREVDIYESADEIRDSYDHFQWEEGGPQTLNPPSVLKGSFRCATLGLRVLCLLMLAGIIILSICYALNKSENNKLHFKHNKLNHSYNELQTEHQETKRLNSQLQEEVKKLKEKIEEKCPEGWRRFGCSCYFKSTESKTWSESRRACQDKGADLVMINSKEEQEFVNELNMRGESWIGLRSKQTSRGSKWEWVDGSALTETFWAEGWSDPYSGYRGVCCDNNRKWTGSYDHESTTFICEK from the exons ATGTCCTCAGATATTTATGCTGAACCAGATCTATCAAAGAAGGTGAGATACAGCAGAAAGGAGGACGGAGCAGAGTGGGAGCAGAGGGAGGTGGATATCTACGAGAGTGCAGATGAGATCAGAGATAGTTATGATCATTTTCAATGGGAGGAAGGAG GACCACAGACTCTGAATCCTCCTTCAGTCCTGAAGGGCTCTTTCAGATGTGCTACACTGGGTCTAAGAGTGCTGTGCCTCCTGATGTTAGCTGGGATCATCATCCTGTCCATATGCT ATGCTTtgaacaagagtgaaaacaacaaacttcacttcaaacacaataaactgAACCACAGTTACAACGAGCTACAGACTGAACATCAAG AGACAAAACGACTCAACAGTCAGTTACAGGAAGAAGTGAAGAAGCTGAAGGAGAAGATAGAAG AGAAGTGTCCAGAAGGATGGAGGAGGTTTGGATGCAGCTGTTACTTTAAATCCACTGAGAGTAAAACTTGGTCTGAGAGCAGGAGAGCCTGTCAGGATAAAGGAGCTGATCTGGTGATGATAAACAGCAAAGAGGAACAG GAATTTGTCAATGAACTGAACATGAGAGGAGAGTCCTGGATTGGTCTGAGATCCAAACAGACATCAAGAGGATCTAAATGGGAATGGGTGGACGGATCAGCGCTGACAGAAAC GTTCTGGGCAGAAGGATGGTCAGATCCTTATTCTGGATACCGTGGAGTCTGCTGTGACAATAATAGGAAATGGACGGGGTCATATGATCATGAATCAACGACCTTCATCTGTGAGAAATGA